From a region of the Mercurialis annua linkage group LG1-X, ddMerAnnu1.2, whole genome shotgun sequence genome:
- the LOC126656202 gene encoding subtilisin-like protease SBT3, with product MIFFSFKVNSSTIAKMRFSDIFSNYILYCLLLLLLGCDFAVSENEELQTYIIHVDHSQKPDSFSFHESWHRSMLRSLSYPADDKEMLLYSYNHVMHGFSARLTQTQLSEIEKSPAHVATFQESFGKPFTTYSPKFLGLRQNLGLWPAASYGEGVIIGIIDTGIWPESESFNDKRMPPVPQRWKGQCENGTAFGPSNCNRKLIGARSFSKGLKAAGRKINPEYDYDSPRDFYGHGTHTSSTAAGNHVLGVSHFGYAKGTARGIAPQAHVAMYKVLFATDSLESAATDVLAGMDQAIADGVDIMSLSLGFDQTPYYSDVIAIASLSAVEKGIVVVCATGNDGGHNSTHNAAPWITTVGAGTLDRSFTATMTLENGVTVEGTSYFPESIYISNATIYYGIDNENKSACVYGALNKSEVHGKIVFCDNSLKNDIEGQKQEIERVGAYAGILATDLLLMDPLAFTIPCLILPTASAATVKEYVTAANLPKVKVMTFVTTNLGTASAPQVAYFSSRGPDPINPSILKPDILAPGVDVLAAIAPNKNHMKVGRYELATDYALFSGTSMAAPHVAGVAALLRAVHPEWSPAAIRSAIMTTAYNTDNKGSTLKDQWTGAAATPLDFGSGHINPNKAMDPGLIYDMYLQDYVNFICSLGYTDKQISAVIRRSQWNCSQESNDLNYPSFISIFNKSSTPQVKKFSRMLTNVGDDAAAYNATLLLPLGMKGTLEPSKLFFTRKYQSLSFSLSLEIDKEVSSAVIYGNLKWTDQHGHVVSSPVVAVNI from the coding sequence ATGATCTTCTTCAGTTTCAAAGTCAACTCATCCACAATCGCAAAGATGAGATTTTCCGATATCTTTTCGAACTATATTCTCTATTGCCTGCTGTTATTGCTACTTGGGTGCGATTTTGCTGTCTCGGAAAATGAAGAATTGCAGACATATATCATCCACGTGGACCACTCTCAGAAGCCTGATTCTTTCTCATTCCATGAATCATGGCATCGGTCCATGCTAAGGTCTTTGTCATATCCTGCTGATGACAAAGAAATGCTACTGTATTCATATAACCATGTTATGCATGGATTTAGTGCCAGGCTCACGCAAACGCAACTATCTGAAATCGAGAAATCTCCAGCACATGTTGCCACATTTCAGGAGTCTTTCGGCAAGCCATTCACCACTTACAGTCCCAAGTTTCTTGGACTAAGACAAAATCTTGGCTTGTGGCCTGCTGCATCATATGGGGAAGGTGTGATCATAGGAATTATTGACACGGGAATTTGGCCCGAGAGCGAGAGCTTCAACGACAAACGAATGCCTCCTGTGCCTCAAAGATGGAAGGGACAGTGCGAGAATGGCACTGCATTTGGTCCTTCTAACTGCAACAGAAAGCTTATTGGAGCAAGATCATTCAGCAAAGGACTAAAAGCTGCAGGCAGAAAAATAAATCCAGAATACGACTATGACTCGCCGAGAGACTTCTATGGCCACGGAACCCATACATCATCCACAGCTGCAGGTAACCATGTGCTTGGTGTGAGCCACTTTGGATATGCGAAAGGCACAGCGAGAGGTATAGCACCACAAGCGCATGTTGCCATGTACAAGGTCCTTTTTGCGACAGATTCACTGGAAAGTGCAGCAACCGATGTGCTTGCTGGAATGGACCAAGCAATCGCTGATGGAGTCGACATCATGTCCTTGTCTCTCGGTTTTGATCAAACACCTTACTACAGCGATGTTATTGCCATCGCCTCACTTTCCGCTGTGGAGAAAGGGATTGTTGTTGTGTGTGCAACTGGGAATGACGGAGGCCATAACTCGACGCATAATGCAGCCCCTTGGATTACAACAGTTGGAGCCGGCACTCTTGATCGAAGTTTCACCGCTACAATGACTCTAGAAAATGGGGTAACAGTGGAAGGAACATCATACTTCCCGGAAAGTATTTACATTTCTAATGCTACTATATACTATGGAATAGATAATGAAAACAAATCCGCCTGTGTATACGGGGCATTAAATAAAAGTGAGGTTCATGGAAAGATAGTCTTTTGTGACAATAGCCTAAAGAATGATATCGAGGGACAGAAGCAGGAAATTGAAAGGGTGGGTGCATATGCTGGAATTCTCGCAACGGACTTGTTACTTATGGATCCCTTAGCTTTTACAATTCCCTGCCTGATTCTACCAACTGCTTCAGCTGCTACAGTTAAAGAGTATGTGACTGCGGCGAATTTGCCAAAGGTGAAAGTTATGACCTTCGTGACCACCAATTTGGGCACTGCGTCAGCACCGCAAGTGGCTTATTTCTCCTCTAGAGGACCAGACCCTATCAACCCAAGTATTCTGAAACCAGATATTCTGGCTCCAGGGGTGGACGTGCTTGCAGCTATTGCACCGAACAAGAACCACATGAAAGTGGGCAGATATGAACTTGCGACAGATTATGCACTTTTTTCAGGCACATCAATGGCTGCACCCCATGTTGCTGGAGTGGCGGCATTACTCAGAGCTGTCCATCCTGAATGGAGTCCAGCAGCAATCCGATCAGCTATTATGACCACAGCTTATAACACAGATAACAAGGGCTCAACTTTGAAAGACCAATGGACAGGCGCTGCAGCCACACCTCTCGACTTTGGGTCAGGACATATCAACCCCAACAAAGCCATGGACCCTGGTCTCATCTACGACATGTATCTGCAAGATTACGTCAACTTCATATGCAGCCTCGGCTACACAGACAAGCAGATAAGTGCTGTCATTAGGCGAAGCCAATGGAATTGCAGTCAAGAAAGTAATGACCTAAACTATCCTTCTTTTATCAGCATATTCAATAAGAGTAGCACGCCACAGGTGAAGAAATTTAGCAGAATGCTAACCAATGTAGGAGACGACGCAGCTGCTTACAACGCAACTCTGTTGCTTCCTCTTGGAATGAAAGGCACCTTAGAGCCAAGTAAATTGTTTTTCACTCGGAAATATCAAAGTCTAAGTTTTTCTCTGAGTTTAGAGATAGATAAAGAAGTTTCATCAGCTGTGATCTATGGTAATCTCAAATGGACTGATCAACACGGCCATGTGGTATCAAGCCCCGTAGTTGCAGTCAATATCTAG
- the LOC126657632 gene encoding subtilisin-like protease SBT3, with translation MATHYNILYCLCISFINFSLFSPTLAQTDNYIVHMDLSAMPKPFSNHHSWYLATLSSAFAESKTRNTDSASLFSSKLLYTYTHVINGFSAHLSLSELEVLKNSPGFISATKDLPVKLDTTRSPTFLGLNGNSGTWQSTNYGEGVIIGVVDTGIWPESESYSEKGISEIPKRWKGECESGNQFNSSLCNRKLIGARFFNRALVAKTPNITISMNSTRDTDGHGTHTSSTAAGNFAEGASFFGYAAGTASGVAPKAHVAMYKALWEEGGFTADIIAAIDQAIMDGVDVISISLGLDGVPLYEDPIALATFAAVEKNIFVSSSAGNEGPFLQTLHNGIPWVLTVAAGTLDREFSAVLMLENGVSVTGQSLYPGNYSFNQTPIVFLGSCSDPKEVNKVGPKIVVCEDKNASLDDQFDNLRRANITGGIFITNFTDLELFIQSGFPAIFVSRKDGETIKDFIKSGESPHAKMEFQKTNLGSKLAPSLASYSSRGPSPSCPYVMKPDIMAPGSLILAAWPHNVEALSIGSKPLFSNFNILSGTSMSCPHLSGVAALVKKAHPDWSPAAIRSAMMTTADTEDHTNTPIKDIGNNNQPATPLDMGAGEVNPSKALDPGLIYDMNPTDYVNLLCALNFTQKQIKIITRSSSNDCSSPSLDINYPSFIAFFNSNDSKSSTTVQKFHRTVTNIGEGTLSYSAKLTAINGVKVSVVPDKLEFKGKNEKLSYKLVIEGPAMLKESVVFGYLRWVDSEGKYSVKSPIVVTALSSELVSS, from the coding sequence ATGGCTACACATTACAATATTCTGTATTGCTTATGCATTTCTTTTATCAATTTCTCACTCTTCAGCCCTACATTAGCACAAACTGACAATTATATTGTTCACATGGATTTGTCCGCCATGCCCAAACCCTTCTCTAACCATCATAGCTGGTACTTAGCAACTCTCTCTTCGGCTTTCGCAGAGTCTAAAACCCGAAACACTGATTCTGCTTCACTTTTCTCTTCTAAACTTCTTTATACTTATACTCACGTTATCAATGGCTTTAGTGCTCATCTATCTCTTTCTGAGCTTGAGGTATTGAAAAATTCTCCAGGGTTCATTTCTGCCACTAAAGACTTGCCTGTCAAACTCGACACGACTCGTTCGCCTACGTTTCTTGGCCTCAACGGCAACTCAGGGACGTGGCAGTCGACGAATTATGGTGAGGGTGTGATTATCGGAGTTGTGGATACCGGTATATGGCCGGAAAGTGAGAGCTACAGTGAAAAGGGAATATCGGAGATTCCGAAAAGATGGAAAGGAGAATGTGAAAGTGGAAACCAATTCAATTCTTCGCTGTGTAACAGAAAACTGATCGGAGCTAGATTTTTCAACAGAGCTTTAGTTGCCAAAACTCCTAACATCACCATTTCTATGAACTCAACTCGCGACACGGACGGCCACGGGACTCACACTTCCAGTACGGCGGCTGGGAATTTTGCGGAAGGTGCCTCTTTCTTCGGCTATGCTGCCGGAACTGCTAGCGGTGTGGCTCCGAAGGCTCATGTGGCTATGTATAAAGCTCTCTGGGAAGAAGGTGGTTTCACTGCTGATATAATTGCTGCAATTGATCAAGCTATAATGGACGGTGTGGATGTCATTTCCATTTCTTTGGGCTTGGATGGTGTTCCTTTGTACGAAGACCCAATTGCCTTGGCCACATTTGCTGCTGTAGAGAAGAACATTTTTGTATCCAGTTCTGCAGGAAATGAAGGCCCATTTCTTCAGACATTACACAACGGTATACCTTGGGTTCTAACTGTTGCCGCGGGTACGCTCGACCGCGAATTCAGTGCTGTTTTAATGCTTGAAAATGGCGTTTCCGTCACCGGTCAGTCTCTTTATCCTGGAAATTACTCTTTTAATCAAACCCCAATTGTTTTCTTGGGTTCATGTAGTGATCCCAAGGAGGTGAATAAGGTCGGACCAAAAATTGTAGTGTGTGAAGATAAAAACGCTTCTTTAGATGACCAATTTGATAACCTGAGACGTGCTAATATAACGGGAGGCATCTTCATAACTAATTTCACCGATCTTGAACTGTTTATTCAAAGTGGTTTTCCGGCAATTTTCGTAAGCAGAAAAGACGGAGAGACCATCAAAGATTTCATCAAGAGCGGAGAAAGCCCGCATGCAAAAATGGAGTTTCAGAAAACAAATCTGGGGAGCAAATTAGCTCCGAGTCTGGCTAGCTACAGCTCTAGAGGACCATCGCCGAGTTGTCCGTACGTTATGAAACCAGACATTATGGCTCCTGGTTCGTTAATCTTAGCCGCATGGCCGCACAACGTTGAAGCCTTGAGCATCGGTTCAAAACCGCTATTCAGCAATTTTAATATACTGTCAGGAACATCAATGTCTTGTCCGCATTTATCAGGAGTGGCGGCGCTCGTGAAAAAGGCTCATCCTGATTGGAGCCCGGCCGCGATCCGGTCAGCCATGATGACTACCGCTGATACAGAGGATCACACTAATACGCCAATCAAAGATATCGGAAACAACAACCAGCCTGCAACTCCATTAGACATGGGTGCGGGTGAGGTTAACCCTAGCAAAGCACTAGACCCCGGTCTGATTTACGACATGAACCCAACCGATTACGTGAACCTCCTCTGCGCATTAAATTTCACTCAGAAGCAAATCAAGATAATCACAAGGTCATCGTCTAATGATTGTTCTTCGCCCTCATTGGACATTAACTACCCTTCTTTCATTGCCTTCTTCAATTCAAACGACTCTAAAAGTTCGACCACCGTACAAAAATTTCATCGGACAGTGACCAACATAGGAGAAGGAACATTAAGTTACAGTGCAAAACTGACGGCCATTAATGGAGTAAAGGTCAGTGTTGTACCAGACAAGTTGGAGTTTAAGGGCAAGAACGAGAAGCTGAGTTATAAATTAGTGATAGAAGGTCCAGCAATGTTAAAAGAAAGTGTAGTGTTCGGCTATCTTAGGTGGGTTGACAGTGAAGGTAAATACAGTGTGAAGAGTCCTATAGTGGTTACAGCATTGAGTTCGGAGTTAGTTTCTTCTTAA
- the LOC126656213 gene encoding probable serine/threonine-protein kinase At1g01540 — translation MANYSSLNDQLSKKTSIFGLRLWVVVGICVGAAIVLVLFVISLWFTSRRSRTNTKNKTPPSTNFKSYLNNPTIPNVSKEIQEIIIDPKTLTPDPVPESEHVLLEDGSSPVAGRNRIHIEIGKDHRISYPNRADGSGHGSGETRSGPRSGDQGGGAITVPEVSHLGWGHWYTLRELEVSTNGFADENVIGEGGYGIVYRGVLNDNSSVAVKNLLNNRGQAEKEFKVEVEAIGRVRHKNLVRLLGYCAEGAHRMLVYEYVDNGNLEQWLHGDVGPCSPLTWEIRMNAILGTAKGLMYLHEALEPKVVHRDIKSSNILLDRQWNAKVSDFGLAKLLGSDHSYVTTRVMGTFGYVAPEYASTGMLNERSDVYSFGILLMEIISGRNPVDYSRPAGEVNLVEWLKTMVTNRNAEGVLDPRLPEKPSSRALKRALLVALRCVDPNAQKRPKMGHVIHMLEADEFPFRDDRRTGREHGRTHGDGLKTEKRVNESGDSSGYESGAQTNRTLWRKQEAEEQ, via the exons ATGGCAAATTATTCTTCTTTGAATGATCAATTATCGAAAAAAACTTCAATATTTGGTTTACGTTTATGGGTGGTGGTCGGAATATGTGTAGGAGCAGCTATTgttcttgttctttttgttaTCTCTCTTTGGTTCACTTCAAGACGCAGCAGGACTAACACCAAAAACAAAACGCCTCCCTCTACAAACTTCAAGTCTTATCTCAACAACCCAACAATCCCAAATGTCTCCaaagaaattcaagaaatcATAATTGACCCCAAAACACTCACTCCTGACCCAGTTCCTGAGTCAGAGCATGTTCTTCTTGAAGATGGGAGCAGTCCTGTTGCTGGGAGGAACAGAATTCATATTGAAATTGGGAAGGACCACAGAATTTCTTACCCCAACAGAGCTGATGGGTCGGGTCATGGAAGTGGGGAGACCCGGTCCGGCCCTCGGTCTGGTGATCAGGGTGGTGGTGCTATTACTGTGCCAGAAGTTTCGCATTTGGGGTGGGGTCACTGGTATACTCTCAGGGAGCTTGAAGTGTCTACTAATGGTTTTGCTGATGAGAATGTGATTGGTGAAGGTGGTTATGGGATTGTTTACCGTGGTGTTTTGAATGATAATTCTAGTGTTGCTGTCAAAAATTTGCTTAACAACAG GGGACAAGCTGAGAAGGAGTTTAAGGTAGAAGTAGAAGCCATTGGACGTGTCCGGCACAAGAATTTGGTCAGGCTGCTTGGTTATTGTGCTGAAGGAGCTCATAG GATGCTTGTTTATGAGTATGTTGACAATGGAAACTTAGAGCAGTGGCTACATGGAGATGTCGGGCCTTGCAGTCCTCTTACATGGGAGATTCGCATGAATGCTATACTTGGAACAGCAAAAGG GTTGATGTACCTGCATGAAGCGCTTGAACCAAAGGTTGTTCATCGAGATATCAAATCTAGCAATATTTTACTGGACAGGCAGTGGAATGCTAAAGTTTCTGATTTTGGTCTTGCAAAACTCTTGGGCTCGGATCATAGTTATGTTACTACTCGTGTGATGGGGACATTCGG ATATGTGGCTCCCGAATATGCAAGTACCGGCATGCTGAATGAAAGAAGTGATGTATATAGCTTTGGGATTCTTCTTATGGAAATCATTTCTGGAAGAAACCCAGTTGATTATAGCCGTCCTGCAGGAGAG GTGAACCTAGTTGAGTGGCTTAAGACCATGGTTACCAATAGGAATGCAGAGGGAGTTTTGGATCCTAGGTTGCCAGAGAAGCCTTCTTCAAGAGCGCTTAAGCGTGCCCTTTTAGTAGCATTACGGTGTGTTGACCCAAATGCACAGAAAAGGCCAAAGATGGGACACGTGATACATATGCTTGAAGCTGATGAGTTCCCATTCCGAGAT GATCGCAGAACTGGAAGGGAACATGGGCGAACTCACGGTGATGGATTAAAAACCGAAAAGCGTGTAAATGAATCTGGTGACAGTAGCGGTTATGAAAGTGGTGCTCAAACCAATAGAACATTGTGGAGAAAGCAGGAAGCTGAAGAACAGTAA